In Gemmatimonadales bacterium, the sequence CGACATTGATGGTGGCCCCCGCCAGCACGCCGAACACGTGGGCCAGCACGCCGGGCCGGTTCCGGTGCCGGATCGACAGCACGTGGGTGGCCGAGCTCCGGGCCAGGCGATTCACCACGTTGGGCACCTCGCCGCTGGCCTGGAAGGTCTGCACGATGCGGATGACCTCGTGGGCGATTGCCACCTGGGCCTGCTCGGTGGAGGCGCCGACGTGGTGGGTGCCGTACACCCCGGGCTCCTGCACGATCTCATTGCCGAACCCACCGCTGGCTCCGGCCGGCTCGCCCTGGAAGACGTCGAGGCCGGCGCGGATGCCCTTGGTCCGGATCGCCTCCCTCAGGGCGGCCTCGTCTACCACGGATCCGCGGGAGGTGTTGATCAGGTACGCCCCCGGCCGCATCGCCGCCAGGAACTCGGCATTCACCAGGTGCTTGGTCTCCGCGTTGGCCGCGACGTTGATGCTGACCGCGTCCGCCAGCCGCGCCACGTCGAGCGGCGTCTCCGCGTAGGCCACGCCGAGCCGCTCGGCTTCCTCGGTGGTGAGGCTCCGCGACCAGGCGATGACCCGCATGCCGAACGCCTGCGCCCGTTTGGCAATCTCCCGACCGATCGGGCCCAGACCCACGATCCCGAGCCTGCGGCCGTGGAGACCCCGGGCCTTGCCGTACTCGCCTTTGTTCCAGCGACCCTGCCGGAGATCGAGCGCCTGGTCGGGGATCCGCCGGTCGCAGGCCAGCAGGAGCGCAAGCGCCAGCTCCGCCACGGCGATCGAGTTCTTCCCGGGGCAGTTGGAGACGAACACGCCCTGGCTCGATGCGGTGACGACGTCGATGGTGTCGATCCCCGCGCCGGCCCGGATCACCAGAGTGAGCGCGGTGCCGGCCTTGAGTGCTTCTCCGCTCACCTTGGTGCCGCGTACGATGAGAATGTGGGGATCGACCTCCCGGATGAGCCGAGGCAGCTCCTCCGCCTTGGCGTCCGGCTGCGCCACGACGGTGCAGCCGAGCTCCTTGAGCCCGTCCACCCCGACCTTCTCGAACTTGTCCGCGATCAACACCTTCATCAGCCGATCCCGCCTGCCAGAGTCCAGAGCATCGAGCCTACAAGGTATGCACGAACAGCCCGCTCCGCAGCTTGGGCTCGAACCAGGTGCTCTTGGGCGGCATGATCTCCCCCGCGTCGGCCACCGCCATGAGCTGCTCCAGCGAGGTGGGATACAACGCGAAGGCGATCGCCATCTCGCCCGAGTCCACCCGGCGCTCCAGCTCGGCGGTGCCGCGGATGCCGCCGACGAAGTCGATCCGCTTGTCGGTACGCGGGTCACCCACGCCAAGGATGGGGCCGAGCACGCGGTCCTGGAGCAGGGAGACGTCGAGCGCGGCGATGGGATCGCGCCGGTCGATCGTGCTGTCGTCGAGCTCCAGCAGGTACCACCGGCGGGGCAGGTAGATGGCGAAGCTGTGGGGGTGCGGTGGCACCGGATGAGCGGTGATGCTCATCCGGCCGACCCGGGAGAGGCGGGCGAGCACTCCGCTCTCTCCCTGGTTGTTCAGATCGCGCACCACGCGGTTGTAGGGCAGGATTCGCAGCTGCTCCGCGGGAAACAGCACGGCGAGGAACCAGTTGTACTCGCCATTGCGGCGGTGCTCCGGCGGGCGGGACCGGATCTCCCTGCCGGCCCGCCAGGCGCCGGCGGAACGGTGGTGGCCATCGGCGACGTACGCGTCCGGGATGGTACGGAACAGCTCCACGAACCGGCCGGGATCGGGGACCCGCCAGACGAGGTGCCGCACGCCATCGGGTGCGGTGAAGTCGTACAGCGGGGCGCTCGCTCGGGTGATCTGCTGGGTCAACCGGTCGATCTCGCGATGACCGCGATAGGTCAGGAAGACCGGCTCCGCGTGGGCGCCCAGGGCGAGGATGTGGCGGGTACGGTCATCCTCCTTGTCCTGCCGGGTCTTCTCGTGCTTCCGGATGATGTCGTGCTCGTAGTCGTCGATATGGACGCAGCCGACCACGCCGGTCTGGGCTCGGCCGTTCATCTCCTGGCGATACAGATAGAGCGACGGCTCCGGCTCGCGCAGGAGAATCCCCTCCGCCTTGAACCGGTCCAGGGCTTCGCGCGCCACCCCGTAGACCCGCGGATCGTGAGGGTCGACGCCCTCAGGCAGATCGACGTCGGACCGGCCGACATGGAGGAAGCTGTACGGATTGTCCCGCGCGAGCTCGGCGGCTTCCGCTCGGCTGACCACGTCATATGGCACGGCCGCCACGCGGGCGGCCAGCTCAGCCGGGGGCCGAAGCGCGCGGAAGGGATTGAGGCGCATGGGGGCAAGGGTATCAAGGTGGGGCAAGGTGGGGCAAGGTGGGGCAGGGTGAGGCAAGGTGGGGCAAGGTGGGGCAAGGTGGGGCAAGGTGAGGCAGGGTGAGGCAGGGTGAGGCAGGGTGAGGCAGGGTGAGGCAAGGTAGCACGAGGTCACCGGCACCCGCCCGTCCCCCCACCCTGCCTCACCCTGCCCCACCTTGCCCCACCTTGCCCCACCTTCCCTCCACCCTCCCCAACCCCGCGTCCACCGCCAGCGCCAGCAGCGCCGCGGGGAGGGCGCCGGAGAGGATCATGCGGGTGTCCGAGAGGGCCAGCCCGGCGGCGATCGGATCGCCCAGGCCGCCGGCGCCGATGAACGCCGCGAGGGTCGCCGTGCCGACGTCGATCACGGCCGCCGTCCGGATTCCCGCCATGATCACCGGTGCGGCCAGCGGTAGCCGCACGTAGCGGAGGATCTGGCCCGGTGTCATGCCCAGCGCCAGCGCCGCACCGACCGCTTCGGGCGCGGCATTGCGGACGCCGGTGTAGGTGTTCCGCAGGATCGGGTACAACGAGTAGAGGAACAAGGCCACCAGCGCCGGCACGACGCCGATCCCCAGCAGCGGGATCATGAACGCGAGCAGCGCGATGCTCGGCACCGTCTGCAGCAGTCCGACCGCGCGGATTACCGACTCGGCACTCGCCGAGCGCCGCTCCAGCGCGAGGCCGAGCGGGAGCGCCAGGGCCACCGCCGCGGCGAGCGACACGGCAACCAGGAGCAGGTGCCTGCCGGTCAGGTCGAGGATGTGGCGGCGCTGCTCCCAGAGATAGGCCACCACGCCCGCACGCGCCTCGGGCGCCGTTCGCGGGCCGGCCCGGGTGGCGCCCGTGAGTCCCAACTCCCGCAGGGCGTCGGCGGCGACGCGGGAGACCGGCTCGCCGGTGACCTCGAGCCGGCGGTTGAGCTCCCGCATCGTCTGCTCGCGGAGACGCCCGCTCAACTCGGTCAGCGCCGCCACCGCGCCGGGCATCCGGGTGGCGAGGGCCGGACCCACCATGGCGGCCGCCTCGTAGGGCGGGAAGAAGCCGCGGTCGTCCCGCAGCACCACCAGGTCGTAGCGCGCGATCAGGCCGTCGGTGGAGTACCCGTCGATGACGTCGACCTCGCCCGCGGCGAGCGCCTGATACTTGATGGCGGGAAGCAGGGCGCCCACCGACGCCAGCCGGAGTCCGTACGCTTTGGCCAGGCCGGGCAATCCATCGGACCGGCCGATGAAGTCGGCTGTGAGCCCGGCACGGAGCTGTGGACCGACCCGCGCGAGATCGCTGAGGGTGGCCAGGCCAAAGCGGCGCGCGGTCTCCCGCCTGACCGCGATGGCGTAGGTGTTCTGGAAGCCCAGGGGCGGCAACCAGCGCACGTCGTAGCGGTCGCGGAACTGGCGGGAGACCCTGTCGTAGACCTCGAGCGGGTCGGAGGTCGGACGCTCGCCCAGGATCGCGAGCAGCCCGGTGCCGGTGTACTCCGGATAGACGTCGATGGCACCGCTCCGGATGGCGCCGAACGCGATCTCGGTGGCGCCCAGCCCCAGCCGGCGGTCCACCCGGTAGCCGCGCGCCTCCAGGATCTGGGCGAACATCTCCGCCAGCACGTACGACTCGCCGAACGGCTTGGAGGCGACGATGACAGGACGGGTCTCCCGATCCTGCGCTGCCAGGTACGGTGGGGCCACGGGCGCGGTCACGAGGGGCGACATCAACAAGAGGGCAGGCAGCACCAGGCGTCTCATCCGGCCACTCGCGCGCGACGCAGCAGCTCCCGCACGTACTCGGTGGCCGGCGCGTCGCGCAGGGCGGCCGGCGGAGCGACCTGCTCGATCCGGCCGTCCCGCATCACCGCAATGCGGTCCGCCAGCAGCAGCGCTTCCTGCAGATCGTGCGTCACCAGGAGCAGGGTCAGGCCCAGCTCCGCGCGCAAGGCCAGGAAGCTGGTCTGGAGATCGGCGCGGGTGATGGCGTCGAGCGCACCGAACGGCTCGTCGAGCAGGACGATATCGGGACCGGCGGCGAGCGCCCGAGCCACCGCGACCCGCTGCCGCTGCCCGCCGGAGAGATCCCGAGGCCAGCGGGCACCGAAGACCTCCGGCTCAAGACCGACGCGCCGAAGCGCGCGCTCGGCCAGCGCCGCCTGGTCCGGCAGGCCCCGGAGCCAGGGCACCAGCGCCACGTTCCGCAGTACCCGCCAATGCGGAAGCAGCCCGCCATCCTGGGGGACATAGCCCACCCGACGCCGCAGCGGTATCGGGTCCATCCGGCCGACGTCGGCGCCGTCGACCAGCACTTGTCCCTGGTCCGGATCGGTCATCCGGTTGAAGCAGCGAAGCAGGGTACTCTTTCCGGCGCCGCTCTCGCCGATCAGGGCGACGCACTCGCCGGGGTGCACCTCGATCGAGACCCGGTCGAGTGCCGCGACCGGGCCGAACCGCTTGGAGAGCTCGATCGCCTGCAGCGCCGGGCCGTTGGGCATCTGCCAAGTTACCGCCGCGCTCTCGCAAACTACCAGAGGCTGCGCTCCGCCCGATGGCCAGGTGGCCTCGCGATGTGTCGTGCCTCGCGCACATCCCTGCACCACAGCGGATTGCACTCGGCGGAACGGCCCGCGGGTAACCGCATCATCCGGGCGTGCTTCGCGAGTACGATCGCGGCGGCCGGCTCACGCGCCGATCACTTCCGCACGGCACTGCGACTGCGACCCCGCCATGCAGAAAGATGCATCGAGAACGCGCATGAAACGCGCATGAAATTGGCGTGCTGATGGGGGTTCCACCGGCCCATATCGAGGGGACCAGCCATGTACCGGATCGAGCTGTCGCCCGGCGAGGAAACCGTCTTCCGGACGATCGAGGAGCTGGCCATCGGGGTGCGGAACGGCGTCATCTCTCCCCGCGCGCGGATCTACCATAACGCGTCGCAGAAGTGGCTCCCGATTGAGTTCCATCCGCACTACAAGAAGGCGATGGAAATCCTGAACTCGAAGACGGCGCCGCGCGCCATGGCCCAACCGGTGCCTGTTGGCGCGGGGTCGGGGCCCCTGCCCGCGCCGATTCTCGCCCCAGCGCCTGAGCCGACCCTCACCCCCGTGTCTGAGCCCGCCTACGCGCCGCGCCAGACGCCTGCCCCGATGTCGCGGCCGGCCCCAGTGGCCAGTCCCCGGGATACGCCGATGCCCGCACCGGCGCCAGCACCCGCGCCCGCTCCTGTGCGTGCGCCTGCGCCGATGAAGATGCCGTGGGAAGCGAAGGCGCCGGCGCCACCGGTGGATTCCCCAGTGCTCCTCCTGGCGAAGCTGAGCTATCCGGAAGTCACCCCCGCCGAAGAGCCGGTGGCGCATGCCTCGCCGGCACGGGTGCATGCGGGCGGACGGCGGATGGTGCAGGTCGCCGTCGTGGCGTCGGTCGTCGTGGCCTGCACCTTCGTGATGATGCGTGCTTCCGCGCGGCCCGCCACGCTGGTTGCGCCGCGGGCCAGGTCCATCAATCACTCGGTGCCGGCGGCCGATCGCCCGGAGCCGCCCCCGCTCCGCGCGACCGCGCCGCGCCCGACTGCTTCGGCGTCGAGCAGCACCGGCGCCGCGATGGTCACGGTGCCGGGCCCGGCATTCGCGCCGGGGACGATCGGCGCCAAGCCTGCCGGGGATAAGCCGGTCGTCGCCGCGAAGAACGTGGTACCCAAGAGTGGCGCGACGGATTCCACCCCAGTCATCGAGCCCGCTCCGGTCGATGTCGACATCTCGGCGCCGGTGCTCCCGGCCACCGACTCGCTCTCGGTGCTGCCCAAGTCGGCAGCCGACTCCAACGCGATCGGCCGCATTCTTCGCGCGGTCGGCGGAACCCGTCCGACGCAGAGCTCGACCCCCTGATCTTCCCGTGAGCCGAGTCACCGCTTAGACTGTTTCCCGCCGGCATAATCCATCCACGTAAGTTGTTATTTGTCAACAAGTTATGTTGACAACTCTGTGGATATCCCGTGCACGGTGTGGACAACCGTTCGGTTCTCCACACGGGTGCCTCCATTTGCGGGGGGAGCGCTATGGCGAGGGCGATCTGGAGCGGGTCGATCAGCTTCGGGATGGTCAGCATCCCGGTCAAGCTTCACGGGGCCACGGAGAGTAAGGACATCTCCTTTCACCTGCTCCACTCCACCTGTGGCACCCGGCTCAAACAAGTGCGCTGGTGTCCTACTGACGAGGTGGAGGTGCCCTGGGGCGAGACGGTGCGGGGCTACGAGTACGCCAAGGACCAGTACGTCACCCTCACGGACGAAGACTTCGAGAAGCTGCCGCTCCCGAGCAAACACGTGATCGAGCTGAGCGGGTTCGTGGAGGAGCAGGAGATCGATCCCGTCTTCTACGAGAAGAGCTATTACCTCTCTCCCGACGAGCGCGCGGAGAAGCCGTACGCCCTCCTGCTCCGCGCGCTGGAGAAGAAGAAGCTCACGGCACTCGCCACCATCACCATCCGGAAGAAAGAGCAGCTCTGCGCGCTGCGGCCGCGCGACGAGGTGCTGATGCTGGAGACGCTCTTCTATCCCGACGAGGTGCGCAAGGAATCGGGCGTGGACCTGTCGGCGGCACGGGTGAGCGACCGTGAGCTGGACATGGCGTTCACTCTCATCGAGCTGCTGCGGAAGCCGTTCGATCCGGGGGAGTATCAGGACCACTACCGGGAGGCGCTGGCGCAGCTGATCGAGGCCAAGCTCGAGGGCCGCCAGGTGGTGAAGGCCCCGCCGGCGCGCGAGACCCGGGTCATCGACCTGGCGGACGCGCTCCGGAAGAGCGTCGAGGCGGCGCGGAAAGGCAAGCCCAAGCCGGCCGCACGTGCCCGCAAGCCGGTGCGGGCGCAGCGGCGCACGAGGAAGGTGGGGTGAGCCGTCGGACGGCCGTGCCGGTGCTCGAGCAGCTCGCGGCTCCGGCCGCGAGTCTCACCCTCTCGGTCGACGGCTACGAGCTTCCCGTCACCAACCTGGAGAAGGCGCTCTGGCCCAAGGTGGGGCGCGGGCGGCCGCACACCAAGCGCGATCTGCTGCGCTACTTCGCGCGGGTCTCGCCGTGGATGCTGCCGCATCTGGCGGACCGGCCGATCTTCCTCACCCGTTTTCCCGGCGGCGTCAACGGCAAGAGCTTCTTCCAGAAGCACTGGGAGCCCGCGCCGCCGTTCGCCCGCACCGTGCGGATCTACTCCGCCCACGGCGACCGCGACGGCGACTACCTCCTCTGCGAGAACCTGGTGACGCTCCTCTGGCTGGGGCAGATGGCGGGGCTCGAGCTGCACGGCTGGTTCTCCCGCACCAATCCGGAGCCGGACGCCCGCGGAAAGAGCCGTCGCTTCACCGGCTCGGAGGCGGCGCTGGAGCGCTCGATCCTCAACTACCCCGACTTCGTGGTCTTCGATCTCGACCCGTATCTCTACTCCGGCAAGGAGGGACGCGGCGAGGAGCCCGAGCTCCATAGGCGGGCGTTCGTCCGCACGCGGCAGCTCGCGCTGCACATCCGCGAGGTACTCGAGGGCCTTGGTCTCACCACCTTCGTCAAGACGTCGGGCCGGACCGGGCTGCACCTCTATCTGCCGATCGTGCGCAACCTCGACTTCGACGCGGCCCGGCGGGTGGCCGAGACCATCGCGCAGCACGTGCAGCGGGATCGGCCGCGTGAGGTCACCACCGAATGGACGGTGAAGCTCCGCACCGGGAAGATCTTCTTCGACTACAACCAGAACAGCCGGGGGAAGTCGCTGGCGGTGCCATTCTCGCCTCGACGGCACGCGGCGGCGACGGTCTCGATGCCGGTGAGCTGGGACGAGCTTGAGGAGATCTATCCGACCGACTTCACGCTCGACACCGCGTCCGACCGGCTCGAAGCGGGTGGCGACCCCTGGACCGGCATGCTCGAGGCGCGACAGGATCTGGCCGAGGTGCTCGGGTTGAGGAGGGCGGGATGAGCGGGCGGCTGGAGTCGCTGGCGAGAGACGGCCGACACCGGCTGCGCTACCGCGCGCAGGCCGCCTGGATGGCCCCTATGCTGGCAACCCTCACCGAGGCGCTGCCGCGGGGTGGCGAGTGGGTCTACGAGCCCAAGCTCGACGGTGTCCGGGTGCTGGTCTACGCCCAGGGTGGGGCGATCAAGCTCTTCTCCCGCAACCGGAAACCGCTGGAGTCCGCGTACCCCGAGCTGGTCGACGCGCTTACCCACTCTGTCAGGGGTGACGCGGTGCTCGATGGCGAGGTGGTCGCGGTGGATCCGGCCACCGGCCTGAGCAGCTTCGCCCGGCTGCAGCGCCGGATGCAGCTCCGGGATGCCACCCGCGCGCGGCGCACCGGCGTGGGGGTCGAGCTTTATCTCTTCGACTGTCTCTTCTACGAGGGGGTCGATCTCACCGCCCTGCCGCTGATCGACCGGAAGGCGGTGCTGCGCGACGTCGTCTGGTTCGACGCGCCGATCCGCTTCACTCCGTACAAGACCACCGGCTCGGCGGCGATGTTTCGGGAGGCGTGCGCCAAGGGCGCGGAAGGCATCATCGCCAAGCGGGCGGAGAGCCGCTA encodes:
- a CDS encoding DUF1015 family protein, producing the protein MRLNPFRALRPPAELAARVAAVPYDVVSRAEAAELARDNPYSFLHVGRSDVDLPEGVDPHDPRVYGVAREALDRFKAEGILLREPEPSLYLYRQEMNGRAQTGVVGCVHIDDYEHDIIRKHEKTRQDKEDDRTRHILALGAHAEPVFLTYRGHREIDRLTQQITRASAPLYDFTAPDGVRHLVWRVPDPGRFVELFRTIPDAYVADGHHRSAGAWRAGREIRSRPPEHRRNGEYNWFLAVLFPAEQLRILPYNRVVRDLNNQGESGVLARLSRVGRMSITAHPVPPHPHSFAIYLPRRWYLLELDDSTIDRRDPIAALDVSLLQDRVLGPILGVGDPRTDKRIDFVGGIRGTAELERRVDSGEMAIAFALYPTSLEQLMAVADAGEIMPPKSTWFEPKLRSGLFVHTL
- a CDS encoding ATP-binding cassette domain-containing protein; amino-acid sequence: MPNGPALQAIELSKRFGPVAALDRVSIEVHPGECVALIGESGAGKSTLLRCFNRMTDPDQGQVLVDGADVGRMDPIPLRRRVGYVPQDGGLLPHWRVLRNVALVPWLRGLPDQAALAERALRRVGLEPEVFGARWPRDLSGGQRQRVAVARALAAGPDIVLLDEPFGALDAITRADLQTSFLALRAELGLTLLLVTHDLQEALLLADRIAVMRDGRIEQVAPPAALRDAPATEYVRELLRRARVAG
- a CDS encoding NAD(P)-dependent oxidoreductase — translated: MKVLIADKFEKVGVDGLKELGCTVVAQPDAKAEELPRLIREVDPHILIVRGTKVSGEALKAGTALTLVIRAGAGIDTIDVVTASSQGVFVSNCPGKNSIAVAELALALLLACDRRIPDQALDLRQGRWNKGEYGKARGLHGRRLGIVGLGPIGREIAKRAQAFGMRVIAWSRSLTTEEAERLGVAYAETPLDVARLADAVSINVAANAETKHLVNAEFLAAMRPGAYLINTSRGSVVDEAALREAIRTKGIRAGLDVFQGEPAGASGGFGNEIVQEPGVYGTHHVGASTEQAQVAIAHEVIRIVQTFQASGEVPNVVNRLARSSATHVLSIRHRNRPGVLAHVFGVLAGATINVEEVENIIYHGAQATLARIHLDGEPTNGALERIRSGNADIISVELSEIDGRNPA
- a CDS encoding Ku protein, with product MARAIWSGSISFGMVSIPVKLHGATESKDISFHLLHSTCGTRLKQVRWCPTDEVEVPWGETVRGYEYAKDQYVTLTDEDFEKLPLPSKHVIELSGFVEEQEIDPVFYEKSYYLSPDERAEKPYALLLRALEKKKLTALATITIRKKEQLCALRPRDEVLMLETLFYPDEVRKESGVDLSAARVSDRELDMAFTLIELLRKPFDPGEYQDHYREALAQLIEAKLEGRQVVKAPPARETRVIDLADALRKSVEAARKGKPKPAARARKPVRAQRRTRKVG
- the ligD gene encoding non-homologous end-joining DNA ligase, with translation MSGRLESLARDGRHRLRYRAQAAWMAPMLATLTEALPRGGEWVYEPKLDGVRVLVYAQGGAIKLFSRNRKPLESAYPELVDALTHSVRGDAVLDGEVVAVDPATGLSSFARLQRRMQLRDATRARRTGVGVELYLFDCLFYEGVDLTALPLIDRKAVLRDVVWFDAPIRFTPYKTTGSAAMFREACAKGAEGIIAKRAESRYVSARSLDWLKVKCVHQQEFVIGGYTAPKGSRENLGALLVGYYENGSLKYAGKVGTGYDRSTLELLHRRLTPLHRRTSPFAPGPAPAGEVRWVTPRLVAQIGFAEWTPAGLLRHPRFLGLREDKAAAEVGREE
- a CDS encoding glycine betaine ABC transporter substrate-binding protein → MRRLVLPALLLMSPLVTAPVAPPYLAAQDRETRPVIVASKPFGESYVLAEMFAQILEARGYRVDRRLGLGATEIAFGAIRSGAIDVYPEYTGTGLLAILGERPTSDPLEVYDRVSRQFRDRYDVRWLPPLGFQNTYAIAVRRETARRFGLATLSDLARVGPQLRAGLTADFIGRSDGLPGLAKAYGLRLASVGALLPAIKYQALAAGEVDVIDGYSTDGLIARYDLVVLRDDRGFFPPYEAAAMVGPALATRMPGAVAALTELSGRLREQTMRELNRRLEVTGEPVSRVAADALRELGLTGATRAGPRTAPEARAGVVAYLWEQRRHILDLTGRHLLLVAVSLAAAVALALPLGLALERRSASAESVIRAVGLLQTVPSIALLAFMIPLLGIGVVPALVALFLYSLYPILRNTYTGVRNAAPEAVGAALALGMTPGQILRYVRLPLAAPVIMAGIRTAAVIDVGTATLAAFIGAGGLGDPIAAGLALSDTRMILSGALPAALLALAVDAGLGRVEGRWGKVGQGGAG
- the ligD gene encoding non-homologous end-joining DNA ligase, which codes for MSRRTAVPVLEQLAAPAASLTLSVDGYELPVTNLEKALWPKVGRGRPHTKRDLLRYFARVSPWMLPHLADRPIFLTRFPGGVNGKSFFQKHWEPAPPFARTVRIYSAHGDRDGDYLLCENLVTLLWLGQMAGLELHGWFSRTNPEPDARGKSRRFTGSEAALERSILNYPDFVVFDLDPYLYSGKEGRGEEPELHRRAFVRTRQLALHIREVLEGLGLTTFVKTSGRTGLHLYLPIVRNLDFDAARRVAETIAQHVQRDRPREVTTEWTVKLRTGKIFFDYNQNSRGKSLAVPFSPRRHAAATVSMPVSWDELEEIYPTDFTLDTASDRLEAGGDPWTGMLEARQDLAEVLGLRRAG